A part of Rhodamnia argentea isolate NSW1041297 chromosome 8, ASM2092103v1, whole genome shotgun sequence genomic DNA contains:
- the LOC115735431 gene encoding protein argonaute 4-like — protein MESSDPEGNGAHNGVQPPSSDVTTDTVSDQVEDINALAPMKKKAARVPIARRGLGSKGQKIALLTNHFKVNVTNVDGQFFHYSVAVSYEDGNPVDAKGIGRRVMDRVQETYSSELSGKDFAYDGEKSLFTIGPLPRNKLEFTVVLEDVSSSRNNGNANPDAHESPNHSDRKRMRRPYQSKSFKVEISFAAKIPMQAIANALRGQESENFQEAVRVLDIILRQHAAKQGCLLVRQSFFHGDPRNFADVGGGVLGCRGFHSSFRTTQGGLSLNIDVSTTMIIQPGPLVDFLIANQNVRDPYSLDWAKAKRSLKNLRIKASPSNTEYKITGLSESPCKDQLFSLKQRSGNADGEVQTVEVTVYDYFVNHRKIDLRYSGDFPCINVGKPKRPTYIPLELCTLVSLQRYTKSLTNFQRASLVEKSRQKPQERMRVLSDALKRSDYDSEPMLRSCGITISNSFTQVDGRVLPAPKLKVGNGEDFFPRNGRWTFQNKKFVEPAKIQKWAVVNFSARCDVRGLIRDLTRLAEMKGLLTEQPFEVIEESPQFRRAPPAVRVDKMFEEIQAKLPGAPLFLLCLIPERKNCEIYGPWKKKNLSDYGIITQCLCPLRVNDQYLTNLLLKINAKLGGLNSLLTVEHSPSIPVVSKVPTMILGMDVSHGSPGHSDIPSIAAVVSSRQWPLISRYRATVRTQSPKVEMIDSLFKKVSDNEDEGIIRELLLDFYVSSGKRKPDQIIIFRDGVSESQFMQVLNIELDQIIEACKFLDEKWSPKFVVIVAQKNHHTKFFQSGSPENNVPPGTVIDNKVCHPRNNDFYLCAHAGMIGTTRPTHYHVLYDEVGYSADDLQELVHALSYVYQRSTTAISVVAPICYAHLAATQMGHFIKGEDASETSSSHGGLTSAGAVPVPQMPKLQDNVSSSMFFV, from the exons ATGGAATCCTCTGATCCCGAGGGAAATGGGGCGCACAACGGTGTGCAACCTCCCTCATCTGATGTCACGACGGATACCGTTTCTGATCAAGTGGAGGATATAAATGCTCTTGCACCAATGAAGAAAAAGGCTGCACGGGTTCCAATAGCCAGGCGAGGGCTTGGTTCCAAAGGCCAAAAGATAGCCCTTCTGACAAATCACTTCAAAGTTAATGTTACAAATGTTGATGGCCAGTTCTTCCATTATTCT GTAGCTGTGTCTTATGAAGATGGCAACCCTGTTGATGCGAAGGGCATTGGAAGACGAGTGATGGACAGAGTGCAGGAGACTTATAGCAGTGAATTATCTGGAAAGGACTTTGCTTATGATGGAGAGAAAAGCTTGTTTACCATTGGGCCTCTTCCACgcaacaaactggaattcacaGTTGTTCTTGAGGATGTTTCATCAAGCAG GAATAATGGAAATGCTAATCCTGATGCTCATGAAAGTCCAAATCATAGTGATCGGAAGAGAATGCGGCGGCCTTATCAGTCAAAATCATTTAAAGTCGAGATTAGCTTTGCTGCGAAGATACCCATGCAGGCGATTGCGAATGCTCTGCGGGGTCAAGAATCAGAGAACTTCCAGGAAGCCGTTAGGGTACTGGATATAATACTGAGGCAGCATGCAGCTAAGCA GGGATGCCTTCTTGTTCGCCAGTCATTCTTTCATGGTGATCCAAGAAACTTTGCCGATGTGGGAGGTGGTGTTCTTGGATGCAGAGGATTTCATTCGAGCTTCAGAACTACCCAGGGAGGCTTGTCCCTCAATATAG ATGTATCGACTACCATGATCATACAACCCGGGCCACTGGTGGATTTTCTAATTGCGAACCAGAATGTGAGGGATCCTTACTCACTTGACTGGGCAAAG GCAAAACGGTCGCTCAAGAATCTTCGGATTAAGGCAAGCCCCTCAAATACTGAGTACAAGATAACTGGACTAAGTGAAAGTCCGTGCAAGGACCAACT ATTCTCACTGAAGCAGAGGAGTGGAAATGCTGATGGGGAGGTTCAGACTGTGGAAGTCACTGTCtatgattattttgtcaaccaTAGGAAAATAGATTTGCGTTATTCTGGAGATTTTCCATGCATTAATGTTGGGAAACCAAAGCGTCCAACTTATATACCACTGGAG CTCTGTACATTGGTGTCCTTGCAACGTTACACAAAATCTTTGACAAATTTCCAAAGAGCTTCACTGGTTGAGAAGTCGAGGCAGAAGCCCCAAGAAAGGATGAGGGTTTTATCAGAT GCTTTGAAGCGAAGCGACTATGATTCTGAACCTATGCTTCGTTCATGCGGCATTACAATCAGCAATAGCTTTACTCAAGTTGATGGGCGTGTTCTACCGGCTCCTAAG CTAAAAGTGGGCAATGGAGAGGATTTCTTTCCCCGCAATGGACGGTGGACCTTTCAGAATAAG AAATTTGTTGAGCCAGCTAAGATACAGAAATGGGCTGTGGTGAACTTCTCTGCTCGCTGTGATGTGCGTGGGCTTATAAGAGATCTGACTAGATTAGCTGAAATGAAAGGACTT CTCACCGAACAACCTTTTGAGGTGATTGAGGAAAGCCCCCAATTCAGAAGAGCCCCTCCTGCTGTTAGAGTGGATAAAATGTTTGAGGAGATACAGGCTAAACTACCTGGGGCACCACtcttccttctttgtttgattCCTGAGAGAAAGAACTGCGAAATCTATG GtccatggaagaagaaaaatctttcTGACTATGGAATCATTACCCAGTGCCTGTGTCCCCTGAGGGTCAATGACCAATACCTCACCAATCTTCTTCTCAAGATTAATGCAAAG CTTGGTGGCTTGAACTCTCTGCTGACGGTAGAGCATTCTCCTTCTATTCCTGTGGTTTCCAAGGTCCCTACAATGATCCTTGGAATGGATGTGTCTCATGGCTCTCCTGGGCATTCTGATATTCCATCCATTGCCGCG GTGGTAAGCTCTCGCCAATGGCCACTAATTTCTCGCTACAGAGCAACTGTCCGTACCCAATCCCCTAAAGTAGAAATGATAGACTCTCTGTTTAAAAAGGTGTCTGACAATGAGGATGAAGGTATAATAAG AGAGCTTCTCCTGGACTTTTATGTTAGTTCTGGGAAAAGGAAACCTGACCAGATTATCATATTCAG GGATGGAGTTAGCGAATCTCAGTTTATGCAGGTCCTGAACATTGAATTAGATCAGATCATTGAG gccTGCAAGTTCCTTGATGAGAAGTGGTCCCCCAAATTCGTGGTGATTGTGGCTCAAAAAAACCACCATACAAAATTCTTCCAATCTGGATCTCCGGAAAATAATGTTCCTCCTG GAACTGTCATAGACAACAAAGTCTGTCATCCTCGGAACAATGACTTCTATCTTTGTGCGCATGCAGGGATGATA GGAACCACTAGGCCTACGCACTACCATGTGCTATATGATGAGGTTGGTTATTCGGCAGATGATTTGCAGGAACTCGTACATGCTCTGTCATATGT ATATCAGAGAAGCACAACTGCGATTTCTGTAG TCGCTCCGATTTGCTACGCCCACTTGGCAGCGACCCAGATGGGGCATTTTATCAAAGGCGAAGATGCATCAGAGACATCGTCCAGCCACGGAGGATTGACATCTGCTGGAGCCGTTCCTGTCCCTCAGATGCCAAAACTGCAGGACAATGTCAGCAGCTCAATGTTCTTCGTCTAA
- the LOC115735508 gene encoding leucine-rich repeat protein 1, producing the protein MKTLAWLWSCCFFCVSSLTLASLRLAGANSEGDALYTFRRSLSDPDNVLQSWDPTLVNPCTWFHITCNQDNRVTRVDLGNSNLSGHLVPELGKLEHLQYLELYKNNIQGTIPTELGNLKSLVSLDLYNNNITGNIPPSLGKLKSLVFLRLNDNKLTGPIPRELVGISSLKVMDVSNNNLCGTIPTTGPFEHIPLNNFDNNPRLEGPELLGLASYDTNCY; encoded by the exons ATGAAGACGCTGGCTTGGCTGTggagctgctgcttcttctgcGTGTCGTCGCTAACCCTAGCCTCGCTCCGGTTGGCGGGCGCCAACTCCGAGGGGGACGCGCTCTACACCTTCCGGCGGAGCCTGTCGGATCCGGACAACGTGCTCCAGAGCTGGGATCCGACCCTGGTCAACCCCTGCACTTGGTTCCACATCACTTGCAATCAGGACAATCGCGTCACTCGAGT GGATTTAGGGAACTCTAATCTATCTGGACATCTGGTACCTGAACTCGGGAAGCTTGAGCATCTTCAGTATCT TGAGCTTTACAAGAACAACATTCAAGGAACTATTCCGACTGAGCTTGGTAACTTGAAGAGTCTCGTTAGCTTGGACTTGTATAACAACAATATCACTGGGAACATCCCTCCCTCACTGGGGAAGCTGAAATCTCTTGTTTTCCT GAGGCTAAATGATAATAAGTTGACTGGGCCAATCCCAAGGGAACTCGTTGGCATTTCAAGTCTAAAAGTCAT GGATGTGTCAAACAACAACCTTTGTGGAACTATTCCTACTACGGGACCATTTGAACACATTCCGCTGAACAA CTTTGACAACAACCCACGACTAGAAGGACCCGAGTTGCTTGGGCTTGCAAGTTACGACACTAACTGTTATTAA